The following are encoded together in the Ralstonia insidiosa genome:
- the surE gene encoding 5'/3'-nucleotidase SurE has protein sequence MHILIANDDGYLAPGLAALHRALSPLGRVTVVAPEQNHSGASNSLTLQRPLSVFEATDGAQKGFRFVNGTPTDCVHIALTGMIEEKPDLVVSGINQGQNMGEDVLYSGTVAAAIEGYLFGIPSIAFSQVDKGWTHLDAAERVVREVVERYLSDPLEGQMLLNVNIPNLPYSELGGWRATRLGKRHQSQPVIRQANPRGEPIFWVGAAGDAKDASEGTDFHAVAHGFVSLTPLQLDLTDTAQLRTVRRWQTP, from the coding sequence ATGCATATTCTTATCGCCAACGACGACGGATACCTCGCGCCGGGTCTCGCCGCGCTGCACCGTGCGCTCAGCCCCTTGGGCCGCGTGACGGTGGTGGCGCCGGAGCAGAATCACAGCGGTGCATCCAACTCGCTCACGCTCCAGCGTCCGCTATCGGTGTTTGAAGCAACGGATGGTGCCCAGAAGGGTTTCCGCTTCGTCAACGGCACCCCGACGGACTGCGTCCATATCGCCCTGACCGGCATGATCGAAGAGAAGCCCGACCTGGTCGTCTCTGGTATCAACCAGGGTCAGAACATGGGTGAGGACGTGCTGTATTCCGGCACTGTCGCTGCCGCCATCGAGGGCTATCTGTTCGGTATTCCGTCGATCGCGTTTTCGCAGGTCGATAAGGGCTGGACACACCTCGATGCTGCCGAGCGCGTCGTCCGCGAGGTGGTCGAGCGCTACCTGTCCGATCCGCTCGAGGGGCAGATGCTCCTGAATGTGAACATTCCGAATCTGCCATACAGCGAACTTGGTGGCTGGCGTGCCACGCGTTTGGGCAAGCGGCACCAGTCACAGCCGGTGATCCGCCAGGCCAACCCGCGCGGCGAACCGATCTTCTGGGTCGGCGCCGCCGGCGACGCCAAGGACGCCAGCGAAGGCACCGATTTCCATGCGGTCGCGCACGGCTTTGTCTCGCTGACGCCGCTGCAGCTCGATCTGACCGACACGGCGCAACTGCGCACCGTGCGCCGCTGGCAGACGCCATGA
- a CDS encoding protein-L-isoaspartate(D-aspartate) O-methyltransferase, protein MSEHSRGRRFPLTLDAVVERKPVERQRETRISSGVSAVSRPTPARAASVERVQPASAPAPAPQRVAGVDAAVGAVAASAVQARTAAAHAAAGGMASDRARQALVGRVQAAGVSDKRVLAAIGSVPRHLFVDAGLASQAYEDSALPIGHQQTISKPSVVGRMIELLLRERPARAQSLPLARVLEIGTGCGYQAAVLSQVADEVYSIERIRPLHEKAKANLRPLRVPNIRLHYGDGMLGLPKAAPFDAIILAAAGMEVPQALLDQLAVGGRLIAPVAIDRNSSGSGPAQQLVLIERRSRFQFHSTALEGVFFVPLKSGTV, encoded by the coding sequence ATGTCTGAACATTCGCGCGGCCGGCGCTTTCCTCTGACGCTTGACGCGGTGGTCGAGCGCAAGCCGGTGGAGCGCCAGCGCGAGACGCGCATCTCGTCCGGTGTGAGTGCCGTTTCCCGGCCGACGCCAGCGCGTGCGGCGTCGGTCGAGCGCGTGCAGCCCGCGTCGGCTCCAGCGCCTGCCCCGCAGCGAGTGGCGGGCGTTGACGCTGCGGTCGGTGCCGTTGCGGCGAGTGCCGTACAGGCGCGTACGGCCGCTGCGCATGCGGCAGCCGGCGGCATGGCATCGGATCGCGCGCGCCAGGCATTGGTTGGCCGCGTGCAAGCCGCGGGTGTGAGCGATAAGCGCGTGCTGGCCGCGATTGGCTCGGTGCCACGCCATCTATTCGTGGATGCTGGCTTGGCCTCGCAGGCCTATGAAGATTCCGCGCTGCCAATAGGTCATCAGCAAACGATCTCGAAGCCCTCGGTGGTCGGCCGGATGATCGAGTTGTTGCTGCGCGAGCGTCCCGCGCGTGCGCAAAGCTTGCCGCTTGCGCGCGTGCTCGAAATTGGAACTGGCTGCGGCTATCAGGCCGCCGTGCTGTCGCAGGTGGCCGACGAGGTGTATTCGATCGAACGCATCCGCCCGCTGCATGAGAAAGCCAAAGCGAACTTGCGGCCACTCCGCGTGCCAAACATCCGCCTGCATTACGGCGACGGCATGCTGGGGTTGCCGAAAGCAGCACCGTTCGACGCCATCATCCTGGCTGCAGCCGGAATGGAGGTGCCGCAGGCGCTGCTCGACCAGCTCGCCGTTGGCGGTCGCTTGATCGCCCCGGTGGCGATTGACCGCAATAGCAGTGGCTCGGGCCCGGCGCAGCAGTTAGTGCTGATCGAGCGCCGCAGCCGCTTCCAGTTTCACAGTACCGCGCTTGAAGGCGTTTTCTTTGTCCCTTTAAAATCAGGAACTGTTTAG